In a genomic window of Ipomoea triloba cultivar NCNSP0323 chromosome 3, ASM357664v1:
- the LOC116013230 gene encoding uncharacterized protein LOC116013230 produces MTEKVKLIRGRMKAAQDRQKSYADRRRQAVEFQEGDKLWLKISPTKGLMRFGKKGKLSPRYIGPYEILERIGKVAYRLALPAVMDRVHNVFHVSQLRKYVYETSHVLQPEDVILDENLSYEEKLVKILDTKTRDTRRKSIKLVKVLWSNHLVEEATWELEDEMRTRYPMLFEQGKREPKA; encoded by the coding sequence ATGACAGAAAAGGTCAAGTTGATTCGAGGAAGGATGAAAGCTGCCCAGGACcgacaaaagtcttatgctgatcGAAGAAGGCAAGCAGttgaatttcaagaaggtgATAAGTTATGGCTAAAAATATCTCCTACAAAAGGACTAATGCGGttcgggaagaaaggaaaattgagTCCAAGATATATTGGACCATATGAAATTCTTGAGAGGATCGGAAAGGTAGCATACCGATTAGCGCTACCTGCGGTGATGGATCGAGTGCACAATGTATTTCATGTGTCTCAATTAAGGAAGTATGTATATGAAACATCACATGTACTTCAACCTGAGGATGTGATTTTGGATGAGAACTTATCATATGAAGAAAAACTAGTGAAAATATTGGATACTAAGACCCGGGATACCCGCAGGAAGTCCATAAAGTTGGTGAAAGTATTATGGTCAAACCATTTGGTGGAAGaagccacatgggagttggaagaCGAAATGAGAACGCGATACCCTATGTTGTTTGAGCAAGGTAAAAGAGAACCTAAAGCTTAA